Proteins co-encoded in one Hypanus sabinus isolate sHypSab1 chromosome 6, sHypSab1.hap1, whole genome shotgun sequence genomic window:
- the rhbdd2 gene encoding rhomboid domain-containing protein 2 isoform X2: MAVRRQQELLGGNRTEPPSLVRTVKSLIPVLPCSTVSTALLGWILFYLTCRYRLLGEHTFTLGNFQSRLQVYKVLSYVFIHRSMSALVCNILMLWYFGGAMEKDIGTVKFAYLTLLLTILSGINYVIIGSIFFGLENLKEIQGFTVVVFAFAGMSVVLSPMKSVVFITTIKVIYLPFVLLILSLFIPESSILGNICGIAAGVAYAYGRKYFPYLDMHELTAASLERYFPFNNLKKLPGITFYSALWEVRHVETTNRWFARWD, translated from the exons ATGGCTGTGAGGAGGCAGCAGGAGCTGCTGGGCGGCAACCGCACCGAGCCGCCCAGCTTGGTGCGCACGGTGAAGTCGCTCATACCCGTGTTGCCTTGTTCTACCGTTTCCACCGCTCTGCTCGGTTGGATTCTCTTCTATCTCACCTGCAGATACAGGTTACTAGGCGAGCACACCTTTACTCTAGGCAACTTCCAGAGCCGTTTACAAG TGTACAAAGTGCTCAGCTATGTGTTCATCCACAGAAGTATGAGTGCACTAGTGTGCAATATTCTCATGCTGTGGTATTTTGGTGGTGCCATGGAGAAGGACATCGGAACTGTAAAATTTGCCTACCTCACACTCCTACTTACAATTCTTTCTGGGATTAACTATGTCATTATTGGTTCAATATTTTTTGGACTGGAAAATCTAAAAGAAATTCAGGGATTCACTGTAGTCGTGTTTGCCTTTGCGGGGATGTCTGTAGTTCTGTCCCCTATGAAATCTGTTGTGTTTATAACAACAATCAAGGTGATTTATCTCCCATTCGTTTTACTTATCCTTTCGCTTTTTATACCGGAGTCATCGATCTTGGGTAACATTTGTGGAATTGCAGCAGGAGTTGCTT ATGCTTATGGCCGAAAGTATTTTCCATATTTGGATATGCATGAATTGACTGCTGCTTCCTTGGAGAGGTACTTTCCTTTCAACAATCTGAAGAAATTACCAGGGATCACATTTTATTCTGCCTTATGGGAAGTGAGACATGTCGAGACAACAAACAG GTGGTTTGCCAGGTGGGACTGA